Within Methanoculleus horonobensis, the genomic segment GCATGCTCGGCCTGCAGCGGCCTGCGCTCTACCTCGCCGGGGTGCAGGCGGAGGTTCCCTATGAGATGGATCCGCGCTACGTGGAACTCCACCCCAATGCCGCTCCCGACTTCTTCGGGTGGGTGATCCCGATCTCGGCGACCCGCGCCCGTGTCGGCCTCTGCGCCCGGGAGCATGCAAAAGACCACTTCGACCGGTTCATCGCCCGCTACGGGGGTAACTCGCTCCACCTCGCGAGCGGGGTCATCCCGCTCGGGGTCATGCCCCGGACATACGGACGGAGGGCGCTCTTCGTCGGCGATGCGGCGGGGTTCGCAAAACCCACATCGGGCGGCGGGGTTTACACCGGCGTTCGGTCGGCAAAACATGCGGCCGCCGTTGCCGCGGCCTGCTGTGCGCGCGGGGAGTTCGACGACGAGAGCCTCCGGGACTATGAGCGGCGCTGGAAGGAAGACTTCGGGAAAGAACTCGATATCGGTATGAAGGCACTCCGGATGCGCCAGAAGATGACGGCGGAGGATATCGACCGCCTCTGCCGGGCTCTCGACGATCCGGATCTCATCAGGACGATCGTGGAGCACGGCGATATGGATCGGCCGGGCACCCTGCTTCGCAAACT encodes:
- a CDS encoding NAD(P)/FAD-dependent oxidoreductase: MVWDVVVVGAGPAGSAAARACAEEGLSTLCIEEHGTIGYPVQCAGLLSVSALAECGVSNRSILNEVSGARMVSGLGGELLFDAGVTKAYVVDRGILDREMAEKAVDAGAEFRPKTSASGISGSSLLTRGVRGREEIPFRLLVAADGPRSSVARMLGLQRPALYLAGVQAEVPYEMDPRYVELHPNAAPDFFGWVIPISATRARVGLCAREHAKDHFDRFIARYGGNSLHLASGVIPLGVMPRTYGRRALFVGDAAGFAKPTSGGGVYTGVRSAKHAAAVAAACCARGEFDDESLRDYERRWKEDFGKELDIGMKALRMRQKMTAEDIDRLCRALDDPDLIRTIVEHGDMDRPGTLLRKLALKPALARAMGILFASGVRRILTG